The Fimbriimonas ginsengisoli Gsoil 348 genome window below encodes:
- a CDS encoding ferritin-like domain-containing protein — translation MAENAKERLIRYLQDAHAAETGIDDVIKGFIDDTDDPNIKAVFQQHRIETQSQAQRLEARLKALGADPSGGKGFLNMVLARMSEIMHGAHDEYDKNTQNLIKAYSIEHLERGMYESLIAYSSVVGDDVTAALGRQIQAEEEATAQKLFPLIQQYAKTALAGTEGLAGNRIAYTA, via the coding sequence ATGGCAGAGAACGCAAAGGAACGGCTGATTCGCTACTTGCAAGACGCGCACGCGGCGGAGACCGGTATCGACGACGTCATCAAGGGTTTCATCGACGATACCGACGACCCCAACATCAAGGCGGTTTTTCAGCAGCATCGGATCGAAACCCAGAGCCAAGCTCAGCGGTTAGAGGCGAGGCTCAAGGCGCTGGGCGCGGACCCAAGCGGGGGGAAGGGATTCCTCAACATGGTGCTCGCCAGGATGAGCGAGATCATGCACGGAGCGCATGACGAATACGACAAGAACACCCAGAACCTGATCAAGGCGTATTCGATCGAGCATCTCGAGCGAGGGATGTACGAGTCGCTGATCGCCTATTCGTCCGTCGTCGGAGACGACGTCACGGCGGCATTGGGGCGGCAGATCCAAGCCGAGGAAGAGGCGACTGCGCAAAAGCTATTCCCGTTGATCCAGCAATACGCCAAGACGGCGCTCGCCGGCACGGAAGGCCTGGCGGGCAATCGAATCGCATACACGGCCTAG